A genome region from Pseudorca crassidens isolate mPseCra1 chromosome 20, mPseCra1.hap1, whole genome shotgun sequence includes the following:
- the CIAPIN1 gene encoding anamorsin isoform X2 — MADFGISAGHFVAVVWDKSSPMEALKDLVDKLQALTGDEGRVSVENINQLLQSAHKESSFDIILSGIVPGSTTLHSAEILAEMARILRPSGCLFLKEPVETAVVNNSKVKTASKLCSALTLSGLVEVKELQRKFLSPEEIQSVREHLGYHSDSLLSVQITGKKPNFEVGSSSQLKLSTTKKSSGKPAMDPAAAKLWTLSANDMEDESVDLIDSDELLDPEDMKKPDPASLRAASCGEGKKRKACKNCTCGLAEELEKEKLRDQISSQPKSACGNCYLGDAFRCASCPYLGMPAFRPGEKVLLSDSSLNDA; from the exons ATGGCAGATTTTGGAATCTCAGCTGGCCACTTTGTGGCAGTGGTCTGGGATAAGTCATCTCCGATGGAGGCTCTAAAAGATCTGGTGGATAAGCTTCAAGCCTTAACTGGCGATGAGGGCCGAGTGTCTGTGGAAAACATCAACCAGCTGTTGCAGT CTGCCCACAAAGAATCTAGCTTTGACATTATTTTGTCGGGTATAGTTCCTGGAAGCACCACTCTGCACAGTGCTGAGATTTTGGCTGAGATGGCCCGGATCCTTCGGCCTAGTGGATGTCTTTTTCTCAAAGAGCCGGTAGAGACAGCTGTAG TTAACAATAGCAAAGTGAAGACGGCATCTAAGCTGTGTTCAGCCCTGACTCTTTCTGGTCTTGTGGAAGTAAAAGAG CTGCAGCGTAAGTTCTTGAGCCCTGAGGAGATTCAGTCTGTCCGAGAACACCTGGGTTACCACAGTGACAGCCTACTCTCTGTGCAGATCACAGGAAAAAAGCCCAATTTTGAAGTGGGTTCTTCTAGTCAACTTAAGCTTTCTACTACCAAGAAGTCTTCCG GGAAGCCTGCTATGGACCCTGCAGCTGCCAAGCTCTGGACCCTCTCGGCCAACGATATGGAGGATGAGAGCGTG gatctcATTGACTCAGATGAACTGCTGGATCCAGAAGATATGAAGAAGCCAGACCCAGCTTCCTTGCGGGCTGCTTCCTGTGGGGAAGGGAAAAAGAGGAAGGCCTGCAAGAACTG CACCTGTGGCCTCGCAGAAGAACTGGAAAAAGAGAAGCTGAGGGACCAGATAAGCTCCCAGCCCAAGTCGGCTTGTGGAAAC TGTTACCTGGGTGATGCTTTCCGCTGCGCCAGCTGCCCCTACCTTGGGATGCCGGCCTTCAGACCTGGGGAGAAGGTGCTCCTGAGCGACAGCAGCCTCAATGATGCCTAG
- the CIAPIN1 gene encoding anamorsin isoform X1 — MADFGISAGHFVAVVWDKSSPMEALKDLVDKLQALTGDEGRVSVENINQLLQSAHKESSFDIILSGIVPGSTTLHSAEILAEMARILRPSGCLFLKEPVETAVAVNNSKVKTASKLCSALTLSGLVEVKELQRKFLSPEEIQSVREHLGYHSDSLLSVQITGKKPNFEVGSSSQLKLSTTKKSSGKPAMDPAAAKLWTLSANDMEDESVDLIDSDELLDPEDMKKPDPASLRAASCGEGKKRKACKNCTCGLAEELEKEKLRDQISSQPKSACGNCYLGDAFRCASCPYLGMPAFRPGEKVLLSDSSLNDA; from the exons ATGGCAGATTTTGGAATCTCAGCTGGCCACTTTGTGGCAGTGGTCTGGGATAAGTCATCTCCGATGGAGGCTCTAAAAGATCTGGTGGATAAGCTTCAAGCCTTAACTGGCGATGAGGGCCGAGTGTCTGTGGAAAACATCAACCAGCTGTTGCAGT CTGCCCACAAAGAATCTAGCTTTGACATTATTTTGTCGGGTATAGTTCCTGGAAGCACCACTCTGCACAGTGCTGAGATTTTGGCTGAGATGGCCCGGATCCTTCGGCCTAGTGGATGTCTTTTTCTCAAAGAGCCGGTAGAGACAGCTGTAG CAGTTAACAATAGCAAAGTGAAGACGGCATCTAAGCTGTGTTCAGCCCTGACTCTTTCTGGTCTTGTGGAAGTAAAAGAG CTGCAGCGTAAGTTCTTGAGCCCTGAGGAGATTCAGTCTGTCCGAGAACACCTGGGTTACCACAGTGACAGCCTACTCTCTGTGCAGATCACAGGAAAAAAGCCCAATTTTGAAGTGGGTTCTTCTAGTCAACTTAAGCTTTCTACTACCAAGAAGTCTTCCG GGAAGCCTGCTATGGACCCTGCAGCTGCCAAGCTCTGGACCCTCTCGGCCAACGATATGGAGGATGAGAGCGTG gatctcATTGACTCAGATGAACTGCTGGATCCAGAAGATATGAAGAAGCCAGACCCAGCTTCCTTGCGGGCTGCTTCCTGTGGGGAAGGGAAAAAGAGGAAGGCCTGCAAGAACTG CACCTGTGGCCTCGCAGAAGAACTGGAAAAAGAGAAGCTGAGGGACCAGATAAGCTCCCAGCCCAAGTCGGCTTGTGGAAAC TGTTACCTGGGTGATGCTTTCCGCTGCGCCAGCTGCCCCTACCTTGGGATGCCGGCCTTCAGACCTGGGGAGAAGGTGCTCCTGAGCGACAGCAGCCTCAATGATGCCTAG